Proteins encoded together in one Mobula birostris isolate sMobBir1 chromosome 7, sMobBir1.hap1, whole genome shotgun sequence window:
- the LOC140200130 gene encoding high mobility group protein B1-like yields MVRGGDPKRPRGKMSSYAFFVQTCREEHKKKHPDATVNFSEFSKKCAERWKSMTSKEKTKFEEKAKEDKLRWEKEMKNYVPPTGGKKAKRKKDPNAPKRPPSAFFVFCSDWRPKIKEENPGLSIGETARKLGELWNATSASDKIPYEKRAAKLKERYEQDLAAYRAKAKTDTTKKTPATKVEKKKKVEEEEEDDEDEDEDDEDEEEEEEEDDEDDDD; encoded by the exons ATGGTAAGGGGAGGTGATCCTAAAAGACCTCGAGGCAAAATGTCCTCGTATGCCTTCTTTGTCCAAACTTGCCGTGAGGAGCACAAGAAAAAGCATCCTGATGCCACTGTCAACTTTTCTGAATTTTCAAAGAAGTGTGCAGAAAGGTGGAAG TCAATGACCAgcaaagagaaaacaaaattTGAAGAAaaggcaaaagaagacaaacttcgTTGGGAGAAGGAAATGAAAAATTATGTGCCACCAACAGGTGGCAAAAAAGCAAAGAGAAAGAAGGACCCTAATGCACCAAAGAGGCCTCC ATCTGCTTTCTTTGTGTTCTGCTCTGACTGGCGTCCTAAAATTAAAGAGGAAAATCCTGGTTTATCAATTGGAGAAACAGCCAGGAAACTGGGAGAGCTTTGGAATGCAACTTCTGCAAGTGATAAGATTCCATATGAAAAGagggcagccaagctcaaggaaaGATATGAACAG GATCTTGCAGCATATCGTGCTAAAGCAAAGACCGATACTACTAAAAAGACTCCAGCTACCAAagttgaaaagaaaaagaaggtagaagaggaggaagaggatgATGAGGATGAAGATGAAGATGATgaagatgaagaggaggaagaggaagaagatgaTGAGGATGATGATGATTGA